From Vanrija pseudolonga chromosome 1, complete sequence, a single genomic window includes:
- the FAS1 gene encoding Fatty acid synthase subunit beta, with protein MASLFSGPPPTRPLVLHSKAARVHVLVPAEPLSAWVASEVLAQEFHDELANNDDDAPAPVDEDDEEAASKPVSNEPQVKLLARFLKFVADNVAATSSQETAEVLLASYNRFNELFLPSVSVQTLVQSFDPEVRAEILTAYYKAFAVARKVLGDKKVQVAHKPALITAAQDGSAELYALFGGQGVNEYYIDELQSLFDVYRPFVEELLANVTKNVLNPLVAKYADNFPYYSEGLDVLSWLNGSKPRPSVDYLASIPVSMSLIGITQLVQYVVSARIADVSPGELRELFKGATGHSQGIISAVAIAASTSWESLYQNIEKAVKLLFFVGLRGQEFFPVLAIEPEIVADAIANNEGTPTPMLAVNGLTAKALDAHIQKVNAFLPANSKVGISLFNAATSNIVTGPAKSLYGLATALRKVMAPAGLDQSKIPFSKRKAVFNIRFLPINVPYHSHYLEGATAKVVEQDLAGRELWTPSELGVAIYDTEDGSDLRKLSSSLTASLLDQIFTKHIHWAKACNFPPTATHAIDFGPGGNSGVGLLAARVTEGRGVRVVIVGEKGKTGAELYDANNIRREPVWYKESHPRLVKTLDGKINIDTNFSRLLGKPPIMVAGMTPTTVGANLVAATLNAGYHIELAGGGHYNAKALRAKVAEIQRRTKPGVGVTLNALYINQRQFTFQFPLWQEMRKEGLPIEGFCVAAGIPSSEKATEIINGLKEAGIKHIAFKPGSVEGIRQVVNIAAANPDYPIILQWTGGRAGGHHSCEDFHHPIISTYGSIRNHRNISLICGSGFGGAEDVWPYISGDWSVKLFGLQPMPYDGALYASRVMVAKEADTSPSVKQLIVDAPGVEDHQWEGTYDKPTGGILTVRSELGEPIHKIANRAVKLWREFDDTVFALPREKRGPWLEGKKDYVIERLNKDFNKPWFGEKADGTVVSDIGLMTYEEITRRMVRLMYSAKLDNWVDVSLRNLTGDWLRRTEERFAGVDGIRTKESLIQSFSALDKPTEALELFFSTYPKAKTQLVSADDKSYFLTISQRPGQKPVPFIPILDNQFEVWFKKDSLWAAENIDAVFDQDPQRVCILQGPIAVRHAKVADEPIADILGNIEANLAKRILERFYDNDESKVPSIDYIGARPSQAHTYIADEHVESVNGNEVRTLKLDDKLPKVEDWLQRISGPELSWLRAALTTVNVVQGSSYVTNPFRRIFAPRKHQTAKIYSVGDKIQKVELYGGARSSGPHPDDFKAVELSYNASERKITLVLFEERKGVSVPLTFTFEYHPEQGYAPIHEVVKGRNKAIKDFYWRLWFGDNEKLPQLAIDTTFTCGETKVDAATIQRFCDVVGNQGERFKASRNDTILAPMDYAIVLGWQSIMKTIFPEAIDGDLINLVHLSNGFRFVEGVAPVKAGDVCTTEARVTSVINSDSGKTVKVKGFVLRNGEPVIEVNSAFLYRGRFTDFENTFETVDEPDYVVSLDKATSVGVLQSKQWFEWDDDSVPLDVGTTLTFKVKSKYHYKDKSTYSSVQVTGAAFVRDSTKQLVQVATIDYEAHNSHGNPVVEYLKRTGKAVGLPVPLESGGYALITDASTATYRTPATNEPYSKISGDFNPIHINPYFSDFAKLPGTITHGMWSSAATRKYVEQVAADNHPERVVSYDVAFVGMVLPGDEINVKLTHVAMRDGKKVVKVEAFNQNGAKVIDGTSEVLQPPTTYVFTGQGSQEVGMGMELYNNSEVARAVWDAADAHLTSVYGFSIIDIVKNNPKELTIHFGGIKGQAIRQRYMDLTYDTIGDDGELKTKPLFGDIDLYTTSYTFSHPQGLLYATQYTQIALVVTEKAAFDDMKAKGLIDPSAPFAGHSLGEYSALASIADVLPISSLSDVVFFRGITMQRAVKRDAEGKSQYAMMAVNPSRVGKTFSEPALREIVDQISSQKEALLQIVNLNVADQQYVTAGELRALATLTNVLNVLKHQKIDLEKLSKTMSVEELKEHLKDIIEEAWSMQEEKAKKDGGQVILERGYATIPLPGIDVPFHSRYLWPGVLSFRNYLVKKIDPKQLNPDRLIGKYIPNLIAEPFEVTKAYVQKIYEETNSPRMELVLKLWEKNAWASPAQRQELAYNILTECLAYQFASPVRWIETQDVLFTQAKFERLIEVGPGPVLAGMATRTLKAKYEAQDGAISLKRTILCHAKNQKEVYYAFEDEAAEEPAAAAPSEAAAPKAAAAPAPVAAAPVAAAPSAGPAAAVEDAPPKAVDTVRIIIAQKLKKPASEIPLSKSLKELSGGKSTLQNEILGDLQTEFAQAPEKGEDLPLDELGAALGVGYSALGKHAMGLTNRMIASKFPGGFNISAARSHLNKQWGLGPLRSDSALFFGILSEPAKRIGSELEGKAFLDSVAQAYASYSGITLSTGGAGGGGGGGGGGGAVMNSEEFDKFVVKQNEQAEREIEQLYRYLGKDPRAGEKKADTEKANAEALQAKLDAIKAEHGDAYIDGISPAFSAAKARTFDSSWNWARQSSLQLWYDIIHGRLDPSTIFESEPRYRPTA; from the exons ATGGCGTCCCTCTTCAGCGGTCCCCCTCCTACCCGCCCCCTGGTCCTCCACTCCAAGGCCGCCCGTGTCCACGTTCTCGTTCCAGCAGAGCCCCTCTCGGCCTGGGTCGCTTCAGAAGTTCTCGCCCAGGAGTTCCACGATGAGCTCGCaaacaacgacgacgatgcccccgcccccgtagacgaggacgatgaggaggctGCCAGCAAGCCTGTCTCCAACGAGCCCCAGGTCAAGCTTCTCGCTCGCTTCCTCAAGTTTGTTGCCGACAATGTCGCGGCTACCTCGAGCCAGGAGACGGCCGAGGTTCTCCTCGCCTCGTACAACCGCTTCAACGAGCTCTTCCTCCCCTCGGTCAGCGTTCAGACTCTGGTCCAGTCTTTCGACCCCGAGGTCCGCGCCGAGATCCTCACGGCCTACTACAAGGCCTTTGCCGTTGCCCGCaaggtcctcggcgacaagaAGGTCCAGGTCGCCCACAAGCCCGCCCTTATTACTGCCGCTCAGGACGGCTCCGCCGAGCTCTACGCTCTCTTCGGCGGCCAGGGTGTCAACGAG TACTACATCGATGAGCTCCAGTCGCTCTTCGACGTCTACCGCCCCttcgtcgaggagctcctcgccaacgtcACCAAGAACGTTCTCaaccccctcgtcgccaagtACGCCGACAACTTCCCCTACTACTCTGAGGGCCTTGACGTTCTCTCGTGGCTCAACGGCAGCAAGCCCCGCCCCTCGGTCGACTACCTCGCGTCGATCCCGGTGTCCATGTCCCTGATCGGCATTACCCAGCTCGTTCAGTACGTCGTCTCGGCTCGCATTGCCGATGTTTCTCCCGGTGAGCTCCGTGAGCTCTTCAAGGGCGCCACTGGTCACTCCCAGGGCATTATCTCGGCTGTTGCCATTGCTGCTTCCACTAGCTGGGAGAGCCTCTACCAGAACATTGAGAAGGCTGTTAAGCTTCTCTTCTTTGTTGGTCTCCGTGGCCAGGAGTTCTTCCCCGTGCTCGCTATCGAGCCCGAGATCGTTGCCGACGCCATTGCCAACAACGAGGGTACCCCCACCCCCATGCTGGCTGTTAACGGCCTGACGGCcaaggccctcgacgcccaCATCCAGAAGGTCAACGCCTTCCTGCCCGCCAACTCCAAGGTCGGCATCTCGCTCTTCAACGCTGCGACCAGCAACATTGTTACTGGCCCTGCCAAGTCGCTCTACGGTCTCGCTACCGCTCTCCGCAAGGTCATGGCTCCTGCCGGCCTCGACCAGAGCAAGATCCCCTTCtccaagcgcaaggcggtCTTCAACATCCGCTTCCTGCCCATCAACGTGCCTTACCACAGCCACTACCTCGAGGGTGCTACTGCCAAGGTCGTTGAGCAGGACCTTGCTGGCCGTGAGCTCTGGACCCCGTCCGAGCTTGGCGTTGCCATTTATGACACTGAGGACG GTTCCGATCTCCGCAAGCTCAGCTCGTCCCTGACGGCTTCGCTCCTCGACCAGATCTTCACCAAGCACATCCACTGGGCCAAGGCCTGCAACTTCCCTCCTACTGCCACCCACGCCATTGACTTTGGCCCGGGCGGCAACTCGGGTGTCGGTCTTCTGGCCGCCCGTGTAACCGAGGGCCGTGGTGTCCGCGTCGTCATTGTTggcgagaagggcaagactggcgccgagctctACGACGCCAACAACATCCGTCGCGAGCCTGTCTGGTACAAGGAGTCGCACCCCCGCCTCGTCAAGACGCTTGACGGCAAGATCAACATTGACACCAACTTCTCGCGTCTCCTCGGCAAGCCTCCTATCATGGTTGCGGGTATGACCCCCACCACCGTTGgcgccaacctcgtcgccgccacccttAACGCTGGCTACCACATTGAGCTCGCTGGTGGCGGTCACTACAATGCCAAGGCGCTCCGCGCCAAGGTCGCTGAGATCCAGCGCCGCACCAAGCCCGGTGTCGGTGTCACCCTCAACGCGCTTTACATCAACCAGCGCCAGTTCACCTTCCAGTTCCCCCTCTGGCAGGAGATGCGCAAGGAGGGCCTCCCCATCGAGGGCTTCTGTGTCGCCGCTGGTATCCCCAGCTCGGAGAAGGCCACCGAGATCATCAACGGCCTCAAGGAGGCTGGCATCAAGCACATTGCCTTCAAGCCCGGATCGGTTGAGGGTATCCGTCAGGTTGTCAACATTGCCGCTGCCAACCCCGACTACCCCATCATCCTTCAGTGGACTGGTGGTCGTGCTGGTGGTCACCACTCTTGCGAGGACTTCCACCACCCCATCATCTCGACCTACGGCTCGATCCGCAACCACCGCAACATCTCGCTCATTTGCGGTTCCGGCTtcggtggcgccgaggacgtctGGCCCTACATCTCGGGTGACTGGTCCGTCAAGCTCTTTGGCCTCCAGCCCATGCCCTACGATGGTGCCCTTTACGCTTCGCGCGTCATggtcgccaaggaggccgacaCGTCGCCCTCTGTCAAGCAGCTCATCGTCGACGCCCCCGGTGTCGAGGACCACCAGTGGGAGGGCACTTACGACAAGCCTACCGGCGGTATCCTTACTGTCCGCTCCGAGCTTGGTGAGCCCATCCACAAGATTGCCAACCGCGCCGTCAAGCTCTGGCGCGAGTTTGACGACACCGTCTTCGCTCTTCCCCGTGAGAAGCGTGGCCCTTggctcgagggcaagaaggacTATGTCATTGAGCGCCTGAACAAGGACTTCAACAAGCCCTGGTTCGGTGAGAAGGCCGACGGCACTGTCGTCTCCGACATTGGTCTCATGACCTACGAGGAGATCACCCGCCGCATGGTCCGTCTCATGTACTCAgccaagctcgacaactGGGTCGACGTCTCGCTCCGTAACCTCACCGGTGACTGGCTTCGCCGCACTGAGGAGCGTTTCGCTGGTGTCGATGGCATCCGCACCAAGGAGTCGCTCATCCAGTCGTTCTCGGCCCTCGACAAGCCCACCGAGGCTCTCGAGCTCTTCTTCAGCACCTaccccaaggccaagacccAGCTCGTTTCGGCCGACGACAAGTCGTACTTCCTGACCATCAGCCAGCGCCCTGGTCAGAAGCCCGTTCCCTTCATCCCCATCCTTGACAACCAGTTCGAGGTTTGGTTCAAGAAGGACTCGCTCTGGGCTGCCGAGAACATTGACGCCGTGTTCGACCAGGACCCCCAGCGTGTCTGTATTCTCCAGGGCCCCATCGCCGTGCGCCACGCCAaggttgccgacgagcccatCGCCGACATCCTCGGTAACATCGAGGCCAACCTTGCCAAGCGCATCCTTGAGCGCTTCTACGACAATGACGAGTCCAAGGTTCCCTCGATCGACTACATTGGTGCCCGCCCCAGCCAGGCCCACACCTACattgccgacgagcacgtcgagtCGGTCAACGGCAACGAGGTCCGCACCCTCAAGCTTGATGACAAGCTCCCCAAGGTTGAGGACTGGCTTCAGCGCATCTCGGGCCCCGAGCTCTCGTGGCTCCGCGCTGCCCTCACCACCGTCAACGTTGTCCAGGGCTCCAGCTACGTTACCAACCCCTTCCGTCGCATCTTTGCTCCTCGCAAGCACCAGACGGCCAAGATCTACTCGGTCGGCGACAAGATCCAGAAGGTCGAGCTTtacggcggcgctcgctcgtcgggcccccaccccgacgacttcaaggccgtcgagctctCGTACAACGCCTCGGAGCGCAAGATcaccctcgtcctcttcgaggagcgcaagggcGTCTCGGTTCCTCTTACCTTCACGTTCGAGTACCACCCCGAGCAGGGCTACGCCCCGATCcacgaggtcgtcaaggGCCGCAACAAGGCCATCAAGGACTTCTACTGGCGCCTCTGGTTTGGTGACAACGAGAAGCTTCCTCAGCTTGCCATTGACACCACCTTCACCTGCGGTGagaccaaggtcgacgcTGCCACCATCCAGCGCTTCTGTGACGTTGTCGGCAACCAGGGCGAGCGCTTCAAGGCCTCGCGCAACGACACCATCCTTGCTCCCATGGACTACGCCATTGTTCTTGGATGGCAGTCGATCATGAAGACCATCTTCCCCGAGGCCATTGACGGTGACCTCATCAACCTTGTTCACCTCTCGAACGGCTTCCGCTTTGTTGAGGGTGTCGCGCCGGTCAAGGCTGGCGACGTCTGCACGACCGAGGCTCGTGTCACTTCGGTGATCAACTCGGACTCGGGCAAGACTGTCAAGGTCAAGGGCTTCGTCCTCCGTAACGGCGAGCCCGTCATCGAGGTCAACTCGGCCTTCCTCTACCGTGGCCGCTTCACCGACTTTGAGAACACTTTCGAGActgtcgacgagcccgactATGTTGTCAgcctcgacaaggccacCTCGGTCGGTGTCCTCCAGTCCAAGCAGTGGTTCGAgtgggacgacgactcggTTCCTCTCGACGTTGGCACCACCCTCACCTTCAAGGTCAAGTCCAAGTACCACTACAAGGACAAGTCGACCTACTCGTCGGTCCAGGTCACTGGCGCTGCCTTTGTCCGCGACAGCACCAAGCAGCTTGTCCAGGTTGCCACCATCGACTACGAGGCCCACAACTCGCACGGCaaccccgtcgtcgagtaCCTCAAGCGTACTGGCAAGGCTGTCGGCCTCCCCGTTCCTCTCGAGTCGGGCGGCTACGCGCTCATCACTGACGCGTCGACTGCCACCTACCGCACTCCTGCCACCAACGAGCCCTACTCGAAGATCTCGGGTGACTTCAACCCCATCCACATCAACCCGTACTTCTCCGACTTTGCCAAGCTCCCCGGCACCATCACCCACGGCATGTGGTCGTCTGCTGCTACCCGCAAGtacgtcgagcaggtcgccgccgacaaccaccccgagcgcgtcgtctcGTACGACGTTGCCTTCGTCGGCATGGTCCTCCCTGGTGACGAGATCAACGTCAAGCTCACCCACGTCGCCATgcgcgacggcaagaaggttgtcaaggtcgaggcctTCAACCAGAACGGTGCCAAGGTCATTGACGGTACATCCGAGGTCCTCCAGCCCCCTACCACCTACGTCTTCACTGGCCAGGGTTCGCAGGAGGTTGGCATGGGAATGGAGCTCTACAACAACTCGGAGGTTGCCCGCGCTGTCTgggacgccgccgacgcccactTGACCTCGGTCTACGGCTTCTCCATCATTGACATTGTCAAGAACAACCCCAAGGAGCTTACGATCCACTTTGGTGGTATCAAGGGCCAGGCCATCCGCCAGCGCTACATGGACCTCACCTACGACACCAttggtgacgacggcgagctcaagaCCAAGCCCCTCTTCGGCGACATTGACCTCTACACCACGTCGTACACCTTCTCGCACCCCCAGGGTCTCCTCTACGCCACGCAGTACACCCAGATTGCGCTTGTCGTTACCGAGAAGGCCGCCTTTGACGACATGAAGGCCAAGGGCCTCATTGACCCTAGCGCTCCCTTCGCTGGTcactcgctcggcgagtaCTCGGCTCTTGCTTCGATTGCCGACGTCCTCCCCATCTCGTCGCTCTCCgacgtcgtcttcttccgTGGTATCACCATGCAGCGCGCGgtcaagcgcgacgccgagggcaagtcGCAGTACGCCATGATGGCCGTCAACCCCTCGCGTGTGGGCAAGACCTTCTCCGAGCCCGCTCTCcgcgagattgtcgaccAGATCTCGTCGCAGAAGGAGGCTCTTCTCCAGATTGTCAACCTCAACGTTGCCGACCAGCAGTACGTCACTGCTGGTGAGctccgcgccctcgccaccctcaCCAACGTCCTCAACGTTCTCAAGCACCAGAAGATTGACCTTGAGAAGCTCTCCAAGACCATGtcggtcgaggagctcaaggagcacCTCAAGGACATTATTGAGGAGGCCTGGAGCATgcaggaggagaaggccaagaaggacggcgGTCAGGTCATCCTCGAGCGTGGCTACGCTACCATTCCCCTCCCTGGTATCGATGTGCCATTCCACTCTCGCTACCTCTGGCCTGGAGTGTTGTCGTTCCGCAACTACCTCGTCAAGAAGATCGACCCCAAGCAGCTCAACCCCGACCGTCTCATCGGCAAGTACATCCCCAACCTTATCGCCGAGCCCTTCGAGGTTACCAAGGCGTACGTTCAGAAGATCTACGAGGAGACCAACTCGCCCCGCATGGAGCTTGTTCTCAAGTTGTGGGAGAAGAACGCCTGGGCATCGCCTGCTCAGCGCCAGGAGCTCGCCTACAACATCCTCACCGAGTGTCTCGCCTACCAGTTCGCCTCGCCCGTTCGCTGGATCGAGACTCAGGATGTCCTCTTCACTCAGGCCAAGTTTGAGCGCCTCATCGAGGTCGGCCCCGGCCCTGTCCTTGCTGGTATGGCCACCCGTACCCTCAAGGCCAAGTACGAGGCCCAGGACGGTGCCATCTCGCTCAAGCGCACCATCCTCTGCCACGCCAAGAACCAGAAGGAGGTCTACTACGCCttcgaggacgaggctgccgaggagcccgctgccgctgctccttccgaggctgccgcccccaaggctgccgccgcccctgcgcctgttgctgctgcgcccgtcgctgccgctccTTCGGCCGgtcccgctgctgctgtcgaggacgcgcctcccaaggccgtcgacacTGTCCGCATCATCATTGCCCAGAAGCTCAAGAAGCCCGCTTCGGAGATTCCCCTCTCCAAGTCGCTCAAGGAGCTCTCTGGCGGCAAGTCGACTCTCCAGAACGAGATTCTCGGTGACCTCCAGACCGAGTTTGCCCAGGCTCCCGAGAAGGGTGAGGACCTTcctctcgacgagcttggagCGGCCCTTGGTGTTGGCTACTCTGCACTTGGCAAGCACGCCATGGGTCTGACCAACCGCATGATTGCTTCCAAGTTCCCTGGTGGCTTCAACATCTCTGCTGCTCGTTCGCACCTCAACAAGCAGTGGGGTCTTGGCCCTCTGCGCTCCGACTCTGCCCTCTTCTTCGGTATCCTGTCCGAGCCCGCCAAGCGTATCGGCTctgagctcgagggcaaggcctTCCTCGACTCGGTCGCGCAGGCGTACGCCTCGTACTCTGGCATCACCCTCTCGactggcggtgccggcggtggtggtggtggcggcggtggcggtggtgccgtcATGAACTCGGAGGAGTTTGACAAGTTTGTTGTCAAGCAGaacgagcaggccgagcgcgagattgAGCAGCTCTACCGCTACCTCGGCAAGGACCCCCGCGctggcgagaagaaggccgacaCGGAGAAGGCcaacgccgaggccctcCAGGCCAAGCTTGACGCCatcaaggccgagcacgGTGACGCCTACATTGACGGCATCTCGCccgccttctcggccgccaaggcccgTACGTTTGACTCGAGCTGGAACTGGGCCCGCCAGTCGTCGCTCCAGCTCTGGTACGACATTATccacggccgcctcgaccccTCGACGATCTTCGAGAGCGAGCCGCGTTACCGCCCCACGGCTTAA
- the SPAC22A12.08c gene encoding putative CDP-alcohol phosphatidyltransferase class-I family protein, with the protein MVLSRALRGPRALRNARSLSTTPTPPKLAFAFDIDGVLKQGKHVLPQAKRVMRLLSGQDGRLSAPVPFLLMTNGGGVTDAKRRVLLSKDMGLELSPNQLVQSHTPLAPVMAAYADTPVLVVGGKGFAARDVAESYGLKRAYVAQDILHWNPSVWDKAKFDEADHDLVRRDIDFATTPLRAIFVLHDSYDWGRDMTIINELMQSDGGLLGTTRANRRKQPEGGEVPLWFSNPDLEWKSDYPVVRLGMGAFSTSCSAVYAAATGLPLPFTQYGKPHRPTYEFADKMLRRRADELRGPGAESLNVYMIGDNPLSDIWGANNYGWNSVLVRTGVYPGGEPSHKPTFIADDVELAVQWAIENELAKA; encoded by the exons ATGGTCCTCTCGCGCGCCCTCCGTGGACCACGCGCCCTGCGCAACGCGCGCAGCTTGAGCA ccacacccaccccgcccaagCTCGCCTTCGCGTTCGACATTGACGGCGTGCTCAAGCAGGGCAAGCATGTGCTCCCGCAGGCCAAGCGCGTGATGCGGCTCTTGTCGGGGCAGGACGGGCGGCTGTCGGC CCCAGTCCCGTTCCTCCTCATGaccaacggcggcggcgtgaccgacgccaagcgccgcgTGCTCCTGTCGAAAGACATGGGCCTGGAG CTCTCCCCCAACCAGCTCGTACAGAGCcacacgccgctcgcgcccgtgATGGCCGCTTATGCCGACAcgcccgtcctcgtcgtaggCGGCAAGGGGttcgctgcgcgcgacgtcgccgagag CTACGGCCTGAAACGCGCATATGTCGCGCAGGATATCCTGCACTGGAACCCGAGCGTATGGGACAAGGCGAAGTtcgacgaggcggaccaCGACCTTGTAAGG CGCGATATCGACTTtgccaccacccccctccGCGCAATCTTCGTCCTCCACGACAGCTACGACTGGGGACGCGACATGACCATCATCAACGAGCTGATGCAGTCTGACGGCGGGTTACTTgggacgacgcgggcgaACAGGCGGAAGCAgcccgagggcggcgaggtgccgcTTTGGTTCTCCAACCCCGATCTGGAGTGGAAGTC CGACTAccccgtcgtccgcctcggcatgggcgccttctccacctcctgctcggcggtctacgccgcggccacgggCCTGCCCCTCCCCTTCACGCAGTACGGCAAGCCCCACCGCCCGACGTACGAGTTTGCCGACAAGAtgctgcgccgccgggcgGATGAGCTGCGCGGGCCGGGGGCCGAGTCGCTGAATGT TTACATGATCGGCGACAACCCGCTTTCTG ACATCTGGGGAGCAAACAACTACGGCTGGAACTCGGTCCTCGTGCGTACTGGCGTCTATCCCGGCGGCGAGCCCAGCCACAAGCCGACGTTCATCgcagacgacgtcgagctcgccgtgcaGTGGGCCATTGAgaacgagctcgccaaggcgtaG
- the PEX16 gene encoding Peroxisomal membrane protein PEX16, giving the protein MASAVVAAYEQLLVDNVSTVRTVESAIRNVTWFLPGRFADADIASEGLYALLSVVSSVHDDLLEKRIPPALSLPPHPFAPGAAAPETAGLLSTMPPAAPITPLLPPASEHTRYTRYWSDRSPAYRRLSRALQTTTYIELLLEMVVKKKAGDRNRWRLVLGIEGFKSVIRLILMTITRRPVLLPPTPQREFDFALIPQDKILPPEGVKPKDEEKALPAQPTGPARAVIPSLAKAPLRSHLYPLLTSLPEEHLAHPLSLLPELSTPGDIAAEVLSSTAVLVQVLLLVHTMRSPSASRYRPASLPTLSRAIPPFLIPILLQLLARRLRAPAGESTLLAEHYAQLDRRMASRFFLQGPMWIGWTRPKIVSVVNFLEKIPLISLAGDLISGYLPLVDDYFCEWAGLARAREAGAGHTVT; this is encoded by the exons ATGGCCTCAGCGGTAGTGGCAGCGTACGAGCAGCTGCTCGTAGACAATGTCTCGACCGTGCGCACAGTCGAGAGCGCAATCCGCAACGTGACATGGTTCCTGCCAGGCCGgttcgccgacgccgacattgcGTCCGAGGGCC TGTACGCCCTGCTGTccgtcgtgtcgagcgtgCACGATGACCTGCTCGAGAAGCGTATCCCCCCGGCCCTGTCCCTCCCCCCGCACCCCTTCGCgcccggtgccgccgcccccgagaCCGCTGGCCTGCTTAGCACCAtgccccccgccgcgccgatcaCGCCGCTCCTTCCTCCGGCGTCAGAACATACCCGCTACACGAGATACTGGAGCGATCGGAGCCCCGCGTACCGCCGCCTGTCGCGCGCTCTGCAGACCACGACGTACATCGAGCTCCTGCTCGAGATGGTCGTCAAGAAGAAGGCTGGAGATCGGAACCGCTGGCGTCTGGTTCTAGGCATCGAGGGATTCAA GTCTGTCATCCGCCTCATCCTCATGACCatcacgcgccgcccagtccttctcccgccgacgccgcagcgcgagTTTGACTTTGCGCTCATCCCGCAGGACAAGATCCTGCCTCCAGAGGGTGTCAAGCcaaaggacgaggagaaggcccTGCCCGCCCAGCCGACGGGCCCGGCACGTGCGGTCATTCCGTCGCTCGCGAAAGCGCCCCTCCGGTCCCACCTGTACCCTCTCCTCACCAGCCTGCCCgaggagcacctcgcccacccgcTGTCTCTCCTTCCCGAGCTCTCGACACCCGGCGAtatcgccgccgaggtgctctCGTCGACTGCTGTTCTTGTTCAGGTTCTACTCCTCGTGCACACGATG CGTTCGCCCTCCGCGTCCCGTTACCGCCCAGCATCCCTCCCTACGCTGTCGCGCGCCATCCCACCGTTCCTCATCCCCATCCTGCTCCAGCtcctggcgcgccgcctccgcgcgcCAGCCGGCGAGTCGACCCTACTGGCCGAGCACTATGCCCAGCTGGACCGCCGCATGGCCTCGAGATTCTTCCTCCAGGGCCCCATGTGGATCGGATGGACGCGCCCAAAGATTGTCTCTGTGGTCAACTTCTTGGAAAAGATCCCGCTCATCAGCTTGGCGGGCGATCTTATCTCGGGATACCTGCCACTGGTCGACGACTACTTCTGTGAGTGGGCAGGGCTGGCCCGGGCTCGCGAAGCGGGCGCAGGAC ACACGGTCACCTAA
- the SPAC6G9.01c gene encoding putative protein translates to MSTKAKSKKGTKAAPAAAAAAADIDDIFASGPSKGKPAVVEAKKSKSKKRKSGAGDAEPEKSDAGEKSSKKKKKAEGGEPEPKKKTDKADPAPTQSARTVVEVVDPSVAVAAAVSKAKAASAAPSSSSKKRDFKAVEEDRAFRDSRGDSNRRRTEEGYLIFKEAELAIDPEAGGTPLCPFDCDCCF, encoded by the exons atgtcgACAAAGGCCAAGAGCAAGAAGGGCAccaaggccgcgccggcggccgcagcagcagcagcggacATCGACGACATCTTTGCGTCTGGCCCGTCGAAGGGCAAGCctgcggtggtggaggcgaagaagagcaagagcaagaagcgcaagtcgGGAGCGGGggacgccgagccagagAAGAGCGACGCGGGCGAGAAGTCGAGCAAGAAaaagaagaaggccgagggcggcgagcccgagcccaagaagaaaacggacaaggccgaccccgcccccactCAGTCGGCCCGCAcagtcgtcgaggtcgtcgacccctccgtcgctgtcgcggccgccgtgtcaaaggccaaggccgcctccgccgcgccgagcagcagcagcaagaaACGCGACTTCAAGGCCGTGGAGGAGGACCGCGCGTTCCGCGACTCGCGGGGCGACTCGAACC GCCGCAGGACAGAAGAAGGATACCTCATCttcaaggaggccgagctcgccatcgaccccgaggcgggcggcacgcCCCTCTGCCCCTTCGACTGTGATTGCT GCTTCTAG